From a single Miscanthus floridulus cultivar M001 chromosome 8, ASM1932011v1, whole genome shotgun sequence genomic region:
- the LOC136474852 gene encoding RINT1-like protein MAG2, giving the protein MEAAAQSHPFPLLQDIDPGVRRFLDARFRSAADLATASDVEAEIRGHCAGLEASISNLYVRLQEAAAAYSSCCEVAGSALRGVRGGLGALKASGSTGAGEEVEVRMEQMQFEQLPALASEVARVEMVREYAEMALKLDSLVGDIEDAVSSSVTGKLKSPVDNSEKTHHVAIGYLKNIEDLLASVTTTRPQWTRLLSSVDHRVDRSLAILRPQAIVDHRSLLSSLGWPPSLAGSKFSSIDSGKQAEIVNPLFSMRGDLKSKYSESFLALCNLQELQKRRKARQLKGHDVGNQLRQPLWVIEELVNPISTAAQHHFSKWAEKPEFVFALAYKIIRDFVDSMDEILQPIVDKANLIGYSCREEWISGMVIALSTYLVKEIFPKQIELLQESSSSSDAVSTAYQASVSWLSLVDLMISFDKRIQGLISGTGLLLVVKDDDSWQRISVLCVFCDRPDWLQVWAEIERQESLNKLQSAMDLEKNWSARIQGTMLEYDSDDCKSPLITSAVHQTLSLLIDRARPIPSITLRAEFIRMSAAPIISEFLGYMLRRCQEAEGLTALADDNAVLKVSQSINAARYFESTLTEWCEDVFFLEMENLPVNGEGGCIFQQEINHLKEFRVEWADKISTVILRGFDARSRDYLKNRRQWLEKSEGPAVSRTFIESLDYMQGQLSRLQGGLNTVDFVTVWRSVASGVDQLLFGGIFTSGIKISSDGVERLQGDLSVLFAIFSAWCLRPEGFFPRLSEGLRLLKIDEQQLKDGAFTDKNWLREYGIRHLTAADTEKIIKNRVYDA; this is encoded by the exons ATGGAAGCAGCAGCTCAATCCCATCCATTCCCGCTTCTCCAAGACATCGACCCGGGGGTCCGCCGTTTCCTCGACGCCCGATTCCGCTCGGCGGCCGACCTCGCCACGGCCTCCGACGTCGAGGCCGAGATCCGCGGGCACTGTGCGGGGCTAGAGGCCTCCATTTCCAACCTGTACGTACGCCTTCAGGAAGCTGCCGCAGCGTACTCGTCTTGCTGCGAGGTCGCTGGTTCGGCCCTCCGTGGCGTCCGCGGCGGGCTTGGTGCCCTCAAAGCATCCGGGTCAACAG GGGCTGGAGAAGAGGTGGAGGTGAGAATGGAGCAGATGCAGTTCGAGCAACTCCCTGCTCTGGCCTCCGAGGTGGCGAGAGTGGAGATGGTCCGAGAGTACGCCG AAATGGCTCTCAAACTTGACAGTTTGGTGGGTGATATAGAGGATGCTGTTTCTTCTTCTGTTACTGGAAAACTTAAATCTCCTGTAGACAATTCGGAG aaaacaCATCATGTTGCTATTGGATATCTTAAAAACATAGAAGATCTTTTAGCTTCTGTAACTACGACTAGACCACAATGGACTCGCCTTCTATCTTCCGTGGATCACAGAGTGGACCGATCTTTAGCTATACTAAGACCACAAGCCATTGTTGACCATCGATCTCTTCTTTCTTCCCTTGGCTGGCCTCCTTCACTTGCTGGCTCAAAATTTTCAAGTATTGATTCTGGGAAACAAGCAGAGATTGTGAACCCATTGTTTTCGATGCGGGGTGATCTGAAAAGCAAGTATTCTGAGAGCTTCCTTGCACTATGCAACTTGCAGGAATTGCAGAAACGTAGAAAAGCTAGACAACTGAAAGGGCATGATGTGGGCAATCAACTACGTCAACCATTATGGGTAATTGAAGAGCTAGTAAATCCAATATCTACAGCTGCACAACACCATTTCTCAAAATGGGCTGAAAAGCCTGAATTTGTTTTTGCTCTTGCTTATAAGATAATTAGAGATTTTGTTGATTCCATGGATGAGATTCTACAGCCCATTGTGGATAAGGCCAACCTTATTGGGTATAGTTGTAGGGAGGAGTGGATTTCAGGAATGGTCATTGCATTGTCTACATACTTGGTGAAAGAGATATTTCCTAAGCAGATTGAACTTCTTCAGGAAAGTAGTAGCTCAAGTGATGCAGTTAGCACGGCATATCAGGCTAGTGTCTCGTGGCTCAGCCTTGTTGACCTAATGATATCTTTTGACAAGCGGATTCAAGGTTTAATCTCGGGCACTGGACTGCTACTTGTGGTAAAGGATGATGACAGTTGGCAGAGGATCTCAGTCCTCTGTGTCTTCTGTGATCGCCCAGATTGGCTTCAAGTGTGGGCAGAGATTGAGAGACAGGAGAGTCTTAATAAGCTGCAATCAGCAATGGATTTAGAGAAAAATTGGAGTGCAAGAATTCAAGGAACAATGCTTGAGTATGACTCAGATGATTGCAAGTCTCCACTAATCACCAGTGCCGTTCATCAGACCTTGTCTTTGCTAATTGATCGTGCTCGTCCTATCCCTAGCATCACGCTTAGGGCAGAATTCATTAGGATGTCTGCTGCACCGATCATATCGGAATTCCTTGGTTACATGCTTCGGAGGTGTCAAGAAGCAGAGGGGCTAACTGCTCTGGCTGATGATAATGCTGTGCTCAAGGTGTCACAATCTATCAATGCAGCTCGATATTTCGAATCCACGTTGACAGAATGGTGTGAGGATGTTTTCTTTCTTGAGATGGAGAATTTACCTGTAAATGGTGAGGGTGGGTGTATCTTTCAGCAAGAGATAAATCATCTGAAAGAGTTCAGAGTGGAATGGGCCGATAAGATTTCCACTGTCATTTTGCGTGGATTTGATGCTCGTTCTCGGGATTATCTAAAAAATAGGAGGCAGTGGCTGGAAAAATCGGAGGGACCTGCTGTATCCAGAACCTTCATAGAATCTTTAGACTACATGCAAGGGCAACTATCTAGGCTTCAAGGTGGCTTAAATACCGTTGATTTTGTGACGGTATGGAGAAGTGTGGCAAGCGGGGTAGACCAGCTGCTTTTCGGTGGCATTTTCACAAGCGGCATAAAGATTAGCAGCGATGGAGTAGAAAGGCTACAGGGCGACCTGAGCGTTTTGTTTGCTATTTTTTCAGCGTGGTGTCTGAGACCTGAAGGCTTCTTCCCTCGACTGTCTGAGGGATTGAGGTTACTGAAGATTGATGAGCAACAACTCAAAGATGGGGCGTTTACAGATAAGAATTGGCTGAGGGAATATGGCATTAGGCATCTGACAGCTGCTGACACTGAGAAGATAATAAAAAATCGGGTATATGATGCATGA